Genomic DNA from Providencia sp. PROV188:
TCATCTCTATTGGTGTTTTAGTTATTGATAATTTTTGGCGGTGCCATGCCGCCTCTTTTTCTAAATATAAATAAGACCATTGGCGTCAGTCCATACGGGTAAATATGTGCTTAATTACTGCCAGTGGTCTTATTTATATTGTGGCTAAAATATACTTAATCTTTATGCGGCAGAATGTGGAGGTAATTATGCAAATGCTAACTTTGGAGGAATGGGCGAGCGAACGTTATAGAAGTCGCCCTCCTCGACTGGGGACATTACAACGCTATGCTAGGAGTGGCTTGTTCTATCCACCAGCACAAAAAGAAGGTGGTATTTGGCGCGTGAGAGAAGATGCCGACTTAGTCGGTAATTTGACATCACCGGTTATCAATAAGAGTGATAACCCTAAATTACAAAGGATTTTAAACGATGGCTGCCCGTCCACGTAAAAATAACGTCAATATCCCTAATCTCTACCCACTATTTAGCAGAAAAGCTAACAAGGTTTATTGGCGTTATCGCCACCCTATAACTGGCAAATATCATGCCCTCGGTGACAATGAGGCTGAAGCTCGTGAAATTGCGATTGAAGCTAATAACCGGTTAGCGGAACAACGCAGCCGTCAAGTCATGGCGATCAGTGATAGGGTAGCAAGAATTAAAGGTAAAGAGATCACCGTAAATACTTGGCTAGATCGCTACTGGGTAATACAAGAAGAGCGCCTTGCTGACGGTGATATAAAACAAAACACATATAAGCAAAAAAGAAAACCTGTGGACCTAATGCGCCACTCTCTCGCAATGAAGCCTTTGCCAGCAGTTGATGCGAGAGATATCGCATCAATACTCGATGAATATAAATCTAATGGCCAACATCGCATGGCACAAGTTATTCGATCCGTATTAATCGATGTGTTTAAAGAGGCACAACATGCTGGTGAAGTTCCACCAGGATATAACCCTGCACTCGCCACTAAGCAGCCAAAACGACGGATCACCCGCCAGCGCTTAAACTTGGAAGAATGGCAAAAAATATTTGATATTGCTGATAAACAGCATAAGTATTTAGGCAATGCGATGCTATTAGCAGTAATTACCGGACAACGACTTGGCGATATTTCAGCAATGAAGTTTAGTGATATTTGGGATGACCATTTACATATCACACAAGAAAAGACTGGGAGTAAATTAGCTATTCCATTAGCGCTAAAATCTGATGCATTGAATATGTCATTGAGAGAAGTTATTTCAAGATGTCGTGACCGCGTTGTCAGTAAGTATCTTATCCATTATTTCCATACAACTTCTCAAGCAAATCGCGGTGAGCAAGTCACAGCAAATACAATAACAACAAATTTTAAAAAGGCGCGAAATAAAACTGATATTGATTGGGGTGACGGAACACCAGCTTCATTTCATGAACAACGCTCTTTATCTGAAAGGCTCTATCGCGAGCAAGGGATAAACACTAAAGATTTGCTGGGTCATAAAAACCAACAGCAAACCGATAGATATAATGATGATAGGGGCAAAGATTGGTTGTATATTACTATACATTCTCTAATTTCATAGGATTAATAACATCTGGGACTTTCATTTTTTTAGAGAAAAATATGATTTCAGGTCCCTTATAACGTTCTTGGGCACTATAGTTAATTCCATACTCTAGTTTTCTCAAACCAGAATACATTTCGTTTATTTCAGGAGTATTATCGTATGAAACCATCCAATATTTTCTATCTAATTTTTTAATTAAATTGGCTATTTCAACATGATCATCATGCGTATAATGATTTTGATATAGCCCTTTGCCTTTTACATAATAGGGAGGATCTAGATAAGCGAATGTTTTTTTAGGAAGCTTTCCATAAACATCTTTCAAAAACACTTTAGTATCAATGTTATAAACGCTGATACTATCAGCTTTTTTAGCAATTTTATCTATTCTATATAACAAATTTTTCTTATTGAATCTAGCATCTAACTTCCAGTCACCTTGTTGTTCCTTACCACCGATGACTCCACCTAATAAAATTCCAGACCTATTTGTTCTGTTCATAAAAAATGTCGAAAAGCCAATCTCTAATGTCGTAAATTTTTCTGGATTTGACATTATAAATTTCTGACGATGCCATTCATCAATTGTCACTTTGGTATCATTTACTAAACGACAAAACTCATCTGGGTTTCTAGTAATAGAGTCCCAAAACGAATAGACAGAATAATTTAGATCATTCAAATGAATATGAGATACTACATTGTTCATTAATAGGTTAATCGCTACACCAGCACCTCCAGCATACAACTCAGCATACTGCTCACCTATTAAGTCATTTTGTTCAAATAACAACCGAATGAAAGGTGATAATTTACCTTTACCACCCGGATATCTTAAAGGGGTATAAAACCTCATATGCTGCCAGCCCAAAAAAGTATACTGTATATAATGCCATATAATATCATAATACTAATACTAATTCCCTAAAATAGTAGCCCTCACCTCATGACTATCTAAGTGATACTTGCTGCTTAAAATATGTACCAAACAATCAATAAATTCAGTAATAAATATTTCTACAAGTTCTGGATTATCTTTAACCCAGCATCTGTATGGATTATACCGGATTCCACCTTTATCTATAAGTTTTTGTAGTATATTTTCCTTTGAAAAATCCTTAAAAATTTCTCTTGGCCTTCTACCTTCAACAGCTTTAAGCTGGCTTTGAAGATTTGATAAATCAATTTGATCATCATCAATATTTAGGAGTCGAATCACTTCATCTGCATTTTCTAAAAAGATATCTTTTGTATATCGGAAATCATTAGACCAAAAATCATGTTCTCTAGGTAGATTATACAAATATTCGAATAACAACTGGTCAGGCGGTAGTTTAGTTGGAAGTTTAACTGCGTTTTTGAATTTACTAATCCTAGTAACATCACCGTCAAATACTATTATAGAGCTATCATACAACCCAGGGAATTGCTTGTTTAAAAGCATCTTATAATTCTCACAACCTAAATTTATGTTTTTTAATGGATTAAGATAACTCTTGATTTTTTGTTTAGTAATTAAACTATTATAAAAATCATAGTTTTGTTTATCTTCAAAAAAAACATTAATTTTTTCTTGTGAGATATTGTCTTCAATACTCTTAGTTTCATTGTTCAGCTCTAACCAAATATCTTCCCATGAAAAATCATTTTTTACGACTACATCAC
This window encodes:
- a CDS encoding excisionase, with the translated sequence MQMLTLEEWASERYRSRPPRLGTLQRYARSGLFYPPAQKEGGIWRVREDADLVGNLTSPVINKSDNPKLQRILNDGCPST
- a CDS encoding phage integrase Arm DNA-binding domain-containing protein, with translation MAARPRKNNVNIPNLYPLFSRKANKVYWRYRHPITGKYHALGDNEAEAREIAIEANNRLAEQRSRQVMAISDRVARIKGKEITVNTWLDRYWVIQEERLADGDIKQNTYKQKRKPVDLMRHSLAMKPLPAVDARDIASILDEYKSNGQHRMAQVIRSVLIDVFKEAQHAGEVPPGYNPALATKQPKRRITRQRLNLEEWQKIFDIADKQHKYLGNAMLLAVITGQRLGDISAMKFSDIWDDHLHITQEKTGSKLAIPLALKSDALNMSLREVISRCRDRVVSKYLIHYFHTTSQANRGEQVTANTITTNFKKARNKTDIDWGDGTPASFHEQRSLSERLYREQGINTKDLLGHKNQQQTDRYNDDRGKDWLYITIHSLIS
- a CDS encoding DNA adenine methylase produces the protein MRFYTPLRYPGGKGKLSPFIRLLFEQNDLIGEQYAELYAGGAGVAINLLMNNVVSHIHLNDLNYSVYSFWDSITRNPDEFCRLVNDTKVTIDEWHRQKFIMSNPEKFTTLEIGFSTFFMNRTNRSGILLGGVIGGKEQQGDWKLDARFNKKNLLYRIDKIAKKADSISVYNIDTKVFLKDVYGKLPKKTFAYLDPPYYVKGKGLYQNHYTHDDHVEIANLIKKLDRKYWMVSYDNTPEINEMYSGLRKLEYGINYSAQERYKGPEIIFFSKKMKVPDVINPMKLENV